DNA from Paraburkholderia sp. BL10I2N1:
TGACCGCGGGCGGCAAACCGGGGGTGGTGGCACGCCTTCATGCAGCCCAGGTTGTGCCGCTTGTCGCGTTGCTGTGGTGGACGCTGCATAGCTTCGGCGTGATCGGAGCGGCCTTTTCCTGGACCCTTCGCTATGTTATCGAGACCATCCTGCTGTTCATGGCGGCGCGTCTGGGCTCCGGGTTAGCGCGCTTTCTGATCGCGCCTGCGCTACTCATTGTCTCGGCGTTTGTGGCCACGGTGCTGTTCTCATGGACGTCGCCCGCCCGCATCGTCTCGTGGATCCTTCTGGTGGGGCTCGCGATTGTCTGGGCGCTGCAGGCCGAACCCGCCTGGCGTGCCCGCCTGCTGCGTTCGCTATCGTCTGCCCTTGTGCAATATCGATCGTGGCGACGTGCGTAGACCCAGATGCAAGTCACACAACGCGAGAGACTCATGCGTGAACATACGGTGGTGGGTTCATTCGAAGGCGCCCGCGGGGTCGCGGCGCTGCTGGTTGCCGTCTATCACTTCAGCCTTTTCATGCCCTTCAACCTGCCGTATCCGGTGTTCATCCGGTACGGCTACCTGTTTGTCGATCTTTTCTTCGTCCTGAGTGGCTACGTCATCTGCTCTTCGTATCAGAACCGGCTCAGTAGCGGCAACGCTTTCTGGAACTTCGCGATCCGCCGGTTCGGGCGGCTTTTTCCTCTGCTCATATTTTCGACGGCGGTCTACGTCCTCATTCCCAATCTGCACGCCCTGACCAAATACGTCCTCGTCGTGCTCGGTCATCAGAACATGTTCGCGAGTCCAACATCCTCGGGCTACTTCCTGCCGTCGGGGGCCGAGATCCTCGCCACGCTGACGATGACGCACGGCCTTGGTCTCTTCGACAAGGCCATCCTGAACTACGTCAGCTGGAGCATCAGCACGGAGTTCTACACCTACATGCTGTTCGCGGGCGTGTGCATCGCGATTTCGGGCCGCGTGAGACTGGCCGCCTTTGCGCTGCTCAGCGTCTTGGCGTTCCTGATCACCTGCTGGGCGAGCCTCGTCTGGCATGATTGCATCGCCAACGTGGAGTGCCTGAACATCACCTACGATTTTGGCCTGACACGATGCATTGCATCGTTCTTCATGGGCTGTCTTACGTTTCACGCCGCGAAATTCGCCACGCGTCATGAGAGCGCGCTGCAGGCATGCGCGCTGCTGGCTGCCGGGGGCATTTTCATGGCGCTTAAGCATGCACCGGCTCTCGCCCTGGGACTGCCGTTTGTTTTCGCGCTGCTGATCCTGTCGCTCTCATCCGACCGGGGCTTCGTGGCCCGGTGTCTCAGGAGCAAACCCGCGCAGATGTTGGGCTGCCGTTCCTATTCCATCTATCTTCTGCATCCGGCGCTCATCTACCTGTTTGGGCTCGCGGCACGATATTCCGTCCGACCTGCCTTCGGGATCGTGACGCTATCGATCTACCTGACGACGCTCTTTATCGTCTCAGGGCTGACATACCGTTTTATCGAAGTGCCGTTCCGCGATGTCTTCAATCGATGGGCGGGAAAGCAACGGCTCGCGCCGGCAACGGAATATCTGGTGCGGCCAGACTAGTACGACATCCCGGAAATGGGCTTAATAATCTCCGGCTGCGCATAAGGCGCGAGGAGCGCGACACTCGACATCGGGGCGCCAGGCGGTCAGAAAGCCTCGATCGCTTCGTGATAGACGCCGGCAACCTGCGCCGCCACGACCGGACGGTCGAAATGTGCACGCGCATAGGCGCGGCACGCCGCCGCGTCGGGTAAGGTGCGGGTACCACGCAGCGCCTCGATGATCCCGCTGCCGATCGCATGAAAACCCCCGGACGACAGTACCAGATCAGGCGAGAGCGGCGCTACGGCCTCCGGCAGGC
Protein-coding regions in this window:
- a CDS encoding acyltransferase, with amino-acid sequence MREHTVVGSFEGARGVAALLVAVYHFSLFMPFNLPYPVFIRYGYLFVDLFFVLSGYVICSSYQNRLSSGNAFWNFAIRRFGRLFPLLIFSTAVYVLIPNLHALTKYVLVVLGHQNMFASPTSSGYFLPSGAEILATLTMTHGLGLFDKAILNYVSWSISTEFYTYMLFAGVCIAISGRVRLAAFALLSVLAFLITCWASLVWHDCIANVECLNITYDFGLTRCIASFFMGCLTFHAAKFATRHESALQACALLAAGGIFMALKHAPALALGLPFVFALLILSLSSDRGFVARCLRSKPAQMLGCRSYSIYLLHPALIYLFGLAARYSVRPAFGIVTLSIYLTTLFIVSGLTYRFIEVPFRDVFNRWAGKQRLAPATEYLVRPD